The genomic DNA AAATCCagtgttttatgtttacaataaaGGTATGCTTTATAGCTCAGGGTTACAACATGTAGAGAAGCGAgattttcatcattttggtgGTATAGTTTATCGGCATATTGTACACAAACAGAGCTAGTTTAGCAGCCCTCCGTCTCACTCTTCCTCTTTATCAGCAGTGAGGAGTctctctacttcatttcctcgTCTTTAGGAATTTTAAAGAGTCAGAGCTACTCTGGGTGTTTTTACATCCAGGTAAGACAGATTTGTGGGACAAAGACATCTCGGCTGTCTCGTAAAACAAAGGCagtagtgtaggagcaggtTCAGTGAGTCACAAGGGAACGGGAGAACGCAGTTAAAGGAGAGTTTTTGTATTGACagtgtgtttgaggaggagttgAGCTACAGTAACTATGGCTCCTGTGTGTCATGaagccatatttttagacatgCAGAAAGGTGTTTGAATAGACTACTGGAGAGAAGCTATTTTCAATTGTAACATAATTCTTTATTCTTTCACttgttctcagccactattttctaacatatataatgtgtaaagACAAGAAATGCAGAATTTGCTTTCCAAGATCTTTAAAGCTATCTTATGTAGACAATCTGTGGACAACAACCAAATCCTACTTTTAAGGAGTGTGAAGTCGATAGTGTTTAATTAAAAGATATTAATCTGTTGATAATTTACATAAAGCAATTCATGAAGTTAAAAGCATGACAGtatatttcttttaatattttatttatatttagtgtTTGTGTAATGAAGGACTGTGTTTCCCATAATGCTTTGCAGCTATCACGCAGACCAGGCTTAGGGCTAACCCGTTAGCAACAAGCTAGCACTTAGCAGAGAAGCTATCGTCGTTGCCACACTTAAGTTGTAAAACtccttttttttggatttgGGTCGGTAAACTTTAAGTCAGAATCTTGTCTCAACAGTTCCTTGATCCAAACAGTGGTGGTCATGATTCAAAAAGTATTTGAGCTTAAATAATTGATATAATACAAAGTGCTACCCCACACTGGTGTCCATAAACTTGTTGTGGTTGTTAAGTGGTTTTAAAGGTAACAGCACAGTTAATTATCTTTTCATCATATAAAATATCAGTTGTGTCTTCATGAGCATTTTCCCAACAGTACTTAGATGGGGATAGATGTCTTAGTACAGTGTGGTATTTTAGACCACAAGTGTAAGGGAGCATGAGTCATTTGACATTCTCTGTGCCCCCAATGAACAATCCTCTTGGTGAACCCAGAAAACACACTTAGCCAAAAGGCATTTATTGTTTCACCACAGGAATCTCTGAAACCAACACCCTTCCTATTATATTCGTCACAAGCATACGTACATCTCACTTTAACTATGTCACAGTAAGTTGATTTAGTCCACATGGTCTAGAAATATATCTAAAAAGCATTTATTAACAAAGTCATTATTAATTTACAATTTAAGATACATGTGACAAGACAGATACAGTGTATTTAAACAAATAGACCTGCATGCCAGTAGACTCGATCAAGTCATTAAACTTCATAACATGTGTTAAGATTTTATCAGCACAAATACCTAACTCCACATTTTACATTACTCAGAGTACGCTTTTGTCCCAGTTTTGAAAGAACCTGTGTAACCAAATATCTAtgaaacactgagacacaggctGTTTATTACAACTATTTACTACTCCACCCTTGCCATATGTGGGCTTTTGGTGTCTATGACCACATTGTGGAATGAGCAGATGATGGTCAAGATCTTACTGTCTCTTAATTTTGCCTATTCAAGTCAAGGTATTCCTTTCATGTGGACCCTACCACAACATGTTGCATTTCTAGTATATTTTGTCTCACATTATTAGAATAATCATCCAGTGTCCCCATAaggagacacatttaaatgaactggCAGCCAGTCAtgatgtcacccataagaatttgaactcccattttgaagcctccagaataACCATGTTGTTTCAACGGGAAGCTCAGAGGTGTCACCTACAACCAGTCTCCAGTTGAATGATACCATTGTACCATTGTACACatgtatttacatgtattttcctcaaaatgtgAACAGAATTGACATCATATGCTATCAAAGAAGACCtaaaactagcaattgagaccatcTCTGCAAACCATTACAATTTCTCAggaatgtttactgacattataaatgtCAGTAAGTAGTACATttagactttcattcaaattgaCAGTAGAGTTGCCACcagaataatacattttccAATATCCTTCCAAGGGCATTTTTGTCAAACATCCAGACTCTATAGATCCCATAGACTTCTTATTCAAGCTGTGTAGATTTGGTTAACTGAGTGTGTGAACCAATTAAACACTCACCACTAGGCATGATGTGATACTCGCCAAATCATGcctttatgtaaaaataaatggcataATTAGTCAATAACATGTCCAAATTACTTTCGAGTACCAGTTGCTGCAGTGTGCAGCTTTAGGTTTCCTCTTCATAGGTTATTTCCTTTTTATATCTTACTAGTGACAATTATGTCACTGACGTAGAATCCATAACTTGATTATTGTATCCTGAAAtgatcatccatccattcatccatcttctaccactttatcctcttcATGGTACTTAGTAcaactgttttctgtttcttttattttaaaaacattatattgttACATTACATATACCATCTCCTCTTTTTGTAGATATGCCACCCATGATGGAAGTAAAGGGGGAACCAGGCCCCCAAGGAAAACCTGGACCAAGAGGCCCTCCTGGTCCACCAGGATCTCAAGGGAAACCTGGAATTGGAAAGCCAGGTCTCAATGGCCAGACAGGCCCCCAGGGGCCTCCAGGTTTTCAAGGTATTGGTAAGCCTGGACTTCCAGGTCTTCCAGGAAAAATTGGGCCAAAGGGGATGCCAGGGCTTACTGGTGAGGTTGGTCCTCGAGGAGAACCAGGCCCTAGAGGTCCTTCAGGACAGCCTGGCCTTCCTGGCCCAGCTGGCCTTTCTCTGAATGGAAAACCTGGACTACCAGGCATCAGAGGCCCTGCTGGGACTCGGGGAGAACCAGGAATAAAAGGTGCTCCTGGCCCAGCAGGTGAGCATGGGGCTAAAGGCGAAAATGGAAATGGTAAGCCCGGGCTACCTGGTATAAGAGGTCCTCCTGGGCTGAAAGGCAGTAGTGGACCAACTGGTCTTCCAGGCATAGGAAAACCAGGTCCAAAAGGTTTGCCTGGACTGCCTGGTCTTAAAGGTGATTACGGACTGCCAGGAGATCGTGGGGAACCTGGAGAGGTTGGAGCCCCAGGTCAACAAGGTCTTCCAGGACCAGTTGGGGTAGGGAAACCTGGACTAGATGGACTGCCAGGAGTACCAGGTCTATTAGGACAAAAAGGTGAGTCAGGAGCAAGGGGTCCTCCTGGATTTCCTGGGGCCCCTGGTTATGGAAAACCTGGTCTGAATGGGCCAAAGGGAGACAAGGGCCATGCTGGGTTGCCTGGTCTGCCAggagacaaaggagaacaaGGAATGGGGGGCCCAACTGGGGATTCAGGTCTTGATGGAGTGCCAGGACCACCAGGACTTCAAGGTCCAATGGGACTGCCAGGAAAACATGGGATGCCAGGACTGAAGGGAGAGATTGGGCCACAGGGCCCTCCGGGACTGCCTGGCCTCAGAGGTGACCAAGGCATCAGTGGACCCCCTGGTAAACCTGGTATTGGTGGGGAAAAAGGATTTCCTGGGCTGAATGGTCCAAGTGGAAAACCTGGACCAAAAGGTGAAGCAGGGCATATTGGCCTACCTGGAAATCCAGGGCTGATGGGGGGATCGGGGCCTAAAGGTGAAGCAGGGTTTATTGGGCCTCCAGGTCCCAGAGGCCAGTCAGGCATTCCTGGTCTTCAGGGGCCCATGGGTCCCATGGGGCCACAGGGTGCTCCTGGACCAAAGGGTGACTCTGGACTTCCAGGGCCTCCAGGAATGGGGAAGTTTGGAGAGAGGGGAGCTATAGGTCCCCAAGGTCCACCAGGGAAGCCAGGCCCTGGTGGGCTTAATGGGACCCCTGGCCCCCCTGGACCTCCTGGACCCCCTGGTCCTCCAGGAAACGGCCAGACAGTTGTTGCAGGACCAACAGGTTCAGACTTGGAAGGGGATGAAATACCAAGGGACAGAAAAGGGTCAGCATTCAGTCAGGTCCCACTCTCCGCTTCTGTAGCACCAGCCTTCACAGCCATCCTTACAACACCATTCCCTCCCTCTGGCATGCCAATCAAATTTGACAGGACCCTTTATAATGGGCAAAATGCATACAGCCCAGCTACTGGCATGTTTACTGCGCCTTTATCTGGTGTTTACTACTTTGCGTACCACATGCATGTAAAGGGAACTAGCCTGTGGGTGGCACTATACAAGAACAATGTACCAGCCACTTACACATATGATGAATACAAGAAAGGCTACATGGACCAAGCATCTGGTAGTGCTGTCTTAGACCTGAAGGAGGGTGATCAGGTATGGGTCCAAATGCCCTCGGATCAGGCAAATGGCCTCTATTCTACCGAGTACATCCACTCCTCCTTTTCAGGTTTTCTGCTTTGTCCCACATAaccttgtcttttcttttcaaatatgTTCCTATATTGGCACCTCAGAGCAGCCCTAAACCTCCAACACCTGCAGCCATAATAGAAACAAAACCCATACTattcttttaatatttcaatGTCAACtacagtgaaagagaaaaaaaactttgtgaATGAAgtggaaagtttttttttaaaaaaagcacagggTGGAATTTCATACTGTGTTCTCTGTTTTAGTGTCcttcaaaatgtgtgttttgggttgtattttttgtctgtgtgttgttgtttttttgccaatattattttaattattatactGTCATAATTTTATTGCTATTTGGTCCTTGTCcttatttgtcattgtttattGGATTCAGACGATTAAGTGCCTTACATTGTCATTTGCGAGTAAGAGGCCTTCCCATGTGACTGCACATCCTGCCCAAATGCTCTGACATCATAAGGATGACATCACCAAACCCTGGGAGGTGATTGGTTCCTCTGGCTGCAGTTACTTTCCCCTTGtccttttatttaaaacaataatactgaCATAAACAGCATCAATACAGCATATAAAGTACAGATGAACAATAGAAGAATGGCATTAGTTCTGTAATaccaattatttttctttttatattttctttgatAACTTTTAATAGGATTCTTTGTTTTAGCGTGAGacttatactgtatacatattgACATTTAGTTGGCATAAGCATCAGTTGGGTGCTTATTTGTCTGCATTGAATTTAGTAGCTGATCATATAATGACGGGTCTTTGTCTCTCTTATAATTTACCGAACTAGAAATGTAATCGGCAAGAATTACAAACCAAAAGGATGACAAATAAAGTAGATCCACCTCTTCTATTCAATGCAAGTCTTTGTGACTTGTTGCTGGGCAAATGCAAGCAATTCTGAACCATTTGTTGTCCTAAATAGAAAAATACTTTCTATTCATTCCATGATGTTGGAAATAGCTGGATTGTTATTTAGCTTAACGGGCCATCTGTGGCTGCAAGGACAGGATGTTTCAGAAATGAATAATGTCAAAGTACACAGCTGAAAATGAGATTCAGTCTGCATTTACTCTATAAATAAAGGGACTTGACTGAAGCCCACAGGTTGTGAAATACAGGTTATGTAACATGTAACAAATCCCTGCCAGATTTCTAGTGGAGGTGGTAGGCCAGAGGTGAGAGCTATGTATTTACTCATTTCTGTTTGAAAGTCATTAACAATacatgctgtatgtgtgtgtgtgtttgtttgtgttctggtAGGTTTACCTTTCTTTCTGTcactgtgtaaatatgtgtgtgcgtgtgtgtgtgtgtagtggtgtCACATTATGCCCTTGGCATTCAGGTCATGAACACTTCAGCaaagataataataaacttGAATGAAGTGACAAAATGTTAGGAAGTGCTTACAGCCCTGTTAATGTTCCACAAGAAACCctaactttttaaatgttttagatTCCTTTTGGGGTTTTAAGACAATTCCACACACTCATACGGTGCCTTGCAAAATAAGGGAACAGGTAATGAATGTAATGATAGATTATGGCAGACAGACGAAAAACTGGACTTAAATTGATATAATGAGAGGAGACGATAGCATTTCTGGATAACACTGAATAGGCATATTGCTCCTATGAGAGGCATAATGGTGTGCAATAATTCTGTGTTGTACAAAGTCGTGAAGAAAAACAGGCAATTAGGGATGTGTGCCAGatctttatttaaaagtcacagttAAATAAGACAGGAGATAAAGAGAGGGGGGAACATTGCTGTGATGAAAAGCCAGTGCTTTATTATGATGCCAAATCTGTGCCTTCACCTGCTCAGCTCAGATATGAATCCAGTCAACTTGTGCCACCCAAACACGACCATTACACAAAATTATGACTACCTTACACCCCCAATGGAGGAATGTCAATATACAGGAGGAGTGTGCCAACATGAGCTTTGCAATCAGAGAATATCTActgtttgattttcagtagttTCCCCAAACCATGCTGTGTCACTATACATAAATCAGTTGTAGGAGGCCAAATCAGTATTTTATCTATGTGA from Solea senegalensis isolate Sse05_10M linkage group LG20, IFAPA_SoseM_1, whole genome shotgun sequence includes the following:
- the col8a2 gene encoding collagen alpha-2(VIII) chain; its protein translation is MLLTSAFVLLMLGGRALAGGYPPIPHMKYMQPMMKGPIGPPFREGKGHYVDMPPMMEVKGEPGPQGKPGPRGPPGPPGSQGKPGIGKPGLNGQTGPQGPPGFQGIGKPGLPGLPGKIGPKGMPGLTGEVGPRGEPGPRGPSGQPGLPGPAGLSLNGKPGLPGIRGPAGTRGEPGIKGAPGPAGEHGAKGENGNGKPGLPGIRGPPGLKGSSGPTGLPGIGKPGPKGLPGLPGLKGDYGLPGDRGEPGEVGAPGQQGLPGPVGVGKPGLDGLPGVPGLLGQKGESGARGPPGFPGAPGYGKPGLNGPKGDKGHAGLPGLPGDKGEQGMGGPTGDSGLDGVPGPPGLQGPMGLPGKHGMPGLKGEIGPQGPPGLPGLRGDQGISGPPGKPGIGGEKGFPGLNGPSGKPGPKGEAGHIGLPGNPGLMGGSGPKGEAGFIGPPGPRGQSGIPGLQGPMGPMGPQGAPGPKGDSGLPGPPGMGKFGERGAIGPQGPPGKPGPGGLNGTPGPPGPPGPPGPPGNGQTVVAGPTGSDLEGDEIPRDRKGSAFSQVPLSASVAPAFTAILTTPFPPSGMPIKFDRTLYNGQNAYSPATGMFTAPLSGVYYFAYHMHVKGTSLWVALYKNNVPATYTYDEYKKGYMDQASGSAVLDLKEGDQVWVQMPSDQANGLYSTEYIHSSFSGFLLCPT